The genomic stretch GAGTAGCCCACGCGTCGCAGAAATGAGTAAATTGCTGGAAAATATCCATCGAGCTGTAAATATCGGTCTTGTAAATGAAATGAAAATTGTGGCGGATAAGATGGGTATTGATATTTTTGAAGTAATCCGCGCGGCAGCCACCAAACCATTTGGCTTTGTTCCATATTACCCAGGACCAGGGTTGGGCGGGCATTGCATCCCGATTGACCCATTCTATCTTACGTGGAAAGCAAAAGAATATGGTGTGAATACACGATTTATCGAGCTAGCAGGTGAAGTTAATCACTATATGCCTAAATATGTCGTTGAGAAAATAACCGAGGCGTTGAATAATCGAGGTAAGGCGCTTAAAAACAGCAAAATACTAATTTTGGGCATTGCATATAAAAAAAATATCGATGACACGAGGGAATCTCCTTCCATCGAGATAATGGATCTTTTGGTGCAACGAGGCTGCTTCATTGCGTATTCTGACCCACATGTATCTTCATTTCCAATTAAGCGAGATTACCGATTTGATTTACAGTCAGTACCGATTAATGAAGCATCTCTCAATGATTTTGACTGTGTAGTACTGGCAACAGATCATGATGCATTCGAGTACGAATTAATAATGAATCAAGCAAGGCTAATTATTGATTGTCGTGGTCGATTCGTTAAAGGTATCAATGTTGTTGCTGCGTGAATAAGAGTCAGCTAAAGGTGTCATTGATGCATGCGCTGCATTTTTTGCCCAGCTTTAAGTCTTGGGACATGATTAAATTGGCCTACTAGGCTCTCCCAGTCTTGGCTGGCTTCAGTTCGAAATTTAAATTGATTTTGAGTGACTATACATGCTGTCTACTCGCCCTCGTATTTTACACATGACCCGTAATTTGCCTCCGCTTGTTGGTGGTATGGAGCGATTGAACTGGCATATTGCTGATGAATTAGCCAATTATGCTGATGTTCATGTCATGGGGCCTGATGGGTCTTACAATTCAAAGCCTAAGCAAGTCCAGTTGTCGGAGATTTCATTACGACCACTATGGAAGTTTTTATTGCTTGCGAAGATATATGGGGTTTTTCTTGCTAAAAAATTTAAGCCAGATATTGTTCTAGCTGGAAGTGGGTTGATGGCTCCTGCAGCATTGTTCGCCGCTCGCATTACCGGCGCTCGTGCATGTGTCTATGTCCATGGATTAGATGTCGCTGTTATGCATCCAATTTATCGCGCCCTATGGCACCCGGCTATTCGCCACATGGATGCGGTGATTGCCAATAGCTTGCCTACAGCCGAACTAGCTCAAGAGATTGGTGTTAACCCAAAGAAAATCAATATCGTGCATCCAGGCGTAGATATTCCGAAATCACGGCAAGCCATGGCAGCATTGCAGGCTTTTCGACTACAGCATGGTTTGGGAAACGCTCGAATTTTATTGTCAATTGGACGTCTAACCACTAGAAAAGGGTTGCGTGAGTTCGTGTTGGAGGCATTGCCTGCAATTGTCAAGGTGGAGCCACATACCTTGCTAGTTGTAATTGGTGATGCCCCAAGTGATGCTTTGCGTGCAGGGGCACAGTCTCGCGAAAGTATTCAAGCAGCTGCTGCTACAGTTGGTGTGAGTCAGAATTTGCGTTTCTTGGGCGTTGTTACCGACCCGATAGAATTGGCGCTTGCCTATGAAAGTGCTGAATTGCATGTATTCCCAGTGCGCACACTTCCCGGTGACCCTGAGGGTTTTGGAATGGTTGCGATCGAAGCGGCAGCTCACGGTTTGCCAACTGTTGCATTTGCTTCAGGAGGGGTTATTGAGGCTGTTGCCAATGAACGTTCCGGTGTTCTGGTACCCCCTGGAGATTATCCCGCATTTGCTCAGGCTGTTTTAAACGTACTCGCTGCAGATAAGGCAGTATTTTCTCGCTCAGCTTCTGATTTCGCTAAGGAGTTTGCCTGGCCTGAATTTGGTAGTAAGCTATTTCCGTTGTTGCAAAATCAAATCTAAATTAGCATTTGCAACAAGTTTCTTTTCTTGTTGATTGTGACAATCAACTAACCTTTTGGAAAGAATGGTCATTTTTAGGATTTAAAAACCACGTGCAGATCAATGGTTTACATTTCCAATAAATGAAGCTACTTTCTAAAAGATTAGTAAGCCAAACTTTGAGCCCGTGTGGCTATAGAACGCTCATCATGAAGCTTGAACGCGCACTGGTGTCTCAGCTGGCTGGGCTATAGCTTACGGACTCAAGCTGAATGAGAAGTGCGAGGAAAACTATATTGAATTCGAAACCAATCACTTGCACGATAGAATTAGTATCCCTCCTTGAGATAAGGTTACTAACCTTTTGACAAGCAGAGTCATTTTTATTGAGAAAGGTCCCTTGTAGATCGGGGGACTACATTTTAGAAAAATGAATCTACTTTTGCAGAGATTAGTACGTTGTCTAATTTTTCTGAATTTGAATGCGCTAAAAAAGTTAAACACACTCGACGTTAAAGTTCTGACGTTTGCATTGAAAAATTGTTCAAAGGGTCATAGAGCATGAAGATCTCTCAATTTAGCGGGAAAAAAGTTTTAATTACTGGTGGTCTTGGTTTTATTGGCTCGAGTCTGGCTATGAGGCTTGTTGAGTTGGGAGCGGAAGTTTTACTGGTAGATAGTCTTATACCCGAATATGGTGGCAATTTATGGAATGTTGAATCGGTTAAAAATAATTTGCGAATTAATATCTCTGATGTACGCGATCCACATTCTTTGAAGTATTTAATAAAGGGGCAGGATTATTTGTTTAACTTGGCTGGTCAAACTAGTCATGTTGACTCAATGCAGAATCCTTTTATAGATCTCGATATAAATGCACACTCTCAGCTTTCAATACTAGAGGCGTGTCGACAACATAATCCAGATGTTAAAGTTGTTTTTGCTAGCACAAGGCAGTTATATGGAGCCCCAAAATATTTACCCGTGGATGAAAACCATCCACTTCACCCTGTTGATGTAAATGGGATTAATAAAATGGCTGGTGAAGGATATCACCTGCTATACAATCAGATCTATGGCATACGTTCTGTAATATTGCGATTAACGAATACATACGGTCCTAGAATGCGTGTTAAAGATGCTCGACAAACTTTTTTAGGAATATGGATTAAGAAGATACTATGTGGCGAGGCATTCCAAGTTTTTGGCGATGGATTGCAATTGCGTGATTTTAACTATGTAGATGATGTGACTGATGCTATGTTACTCTCCGCCTTGTCAGAAGATGCGAATGGACAAATTTTTAATCTTGGCGATTCAAATCCCGTAAATCTTATCGCGTTAGCAGAATGTCTTTGTCGCTTAGAGCCTGCCGGTCGTTTTGAATTAATACCATTTCCACCGGAAAGAAAGGCAATTGATATTGGTGATTATTATGCAAATTACCAGCTCATTCAGCATAAGTTAGGCTGGGAGCCACAATGCCATCTAGAAGAAGGCTTGAATAAGACGCTGAATTTTTATCGTGAATTTGGTCTTCATTATTGGGATTAACTTTTATGAATATGATTCCTGTTGCCAATCCACAAGCTCAGGTGAGTGCTCTACGTACCGAAATTGATAAGGCAATATCAAAATTTTTATCAGGTAATGTCTACATTTTGGGATCTGAGGTATCTGCTTTCGAGCAGGAGTTTGCTTCATACCTTGGGGCATTATTTGCTTGTGGGGTCGCGAATGGAACTGATGCAATTCGTCTTGCATTAATGGCGGTTGGCGTACAAGCCGGAGATGAAGTGATCACTGTTTCTCATTCAGCAGTAGCAACAGTAGCTGCGATTGTAGAAGTTGGCGCTGTTCCGGTTATGGTGGACATAGATCCGCAAACCTATTGTATTGATATTGCTGCAATTAGGTCTGCTATTACGCCAAAAACACGAGCAATTGTTCCGGTGCATATTTATGGGCATCCTGCAGATATGCTTTCTATTATGCAGTTAGCGAAAGAATTCAATTTAAAAGTTGTGGAAGATTGTGCTCAGGCACATGGTGCATCAATACTTGGAAAGAAAATTGGCACTTTTGGTGATGCTGCGGCATTTAGTTTTTATCCCACTAAAAATTTGGGGGCTCTGGGTGATGGTGGTGCTGTTGTGTGCCAAGATCCAATTATCAACGAGCGTGTAAAAAATTTAAGACAGTACGGTTGGAAAACCCGTTATATCAGCGATTGTCATGGGATTAATTCTCGTCTTGATGAAATACAAGCTGCAATATTAAGGGTGAAATTGAAGTATTTAGAAACTGGTAATCAGCGGCGTAGGGAAATCGGAGCTCAATATTCTGCTGCGTTAAGCAATAGTGGTGTCATTGCTCCCTATACTTGTGAAGGCGTAAAGCATGCAATGCATTTATATGTAGTACAAAGCAAAAATCGTGATGCATTATCTGTCTATCTAAGAGAGGAAGGTATTGCTACGGCGCTTCATTATCCAGCGGCAATTCATCAGCAGGCGGCATATCGCATTGAAGCATCGTTAGTGCAAACGGAGTCCATATATAAAAATATATTGAGTCTTCCTATGTTTCCTGAGTTGAGTGAAGCGCAAGTCGAATATATCTGTCAGGTATTGCGGGTTTGGGATAAGGACTGAAGTTATCTAGAAGGAAAGCTGCTCATTCAAGATGCTTTGAACTAATTAGTATGTAGAAAGATTGAGCAATATCCCGCCATGTTTGAGTTTTACAGGTATATGAGTAATGGTTTTCTAATGAATCAATTATTTTTTGATTGGCATTTTTATCATCGTTTAAATCTAGTAGCAACGATTGCTGATCGTTGAGAATCCATTCAATCGACTTTGTTCTAGAGCACAAAATTCGCCGATTACAACTAAGAGCTTCATATATTTTAACAGGAGATGCATAGCTACCAAAAGAATCTTCTTTGTTAAGACAAAGAACTATATTGCATGCATTAATTAATTGCGGGATTTTCTCTGAAGCAATGTAGCCTAAATTGGTAATTTTTGCATGTGTGGTTAATTGACGGTCTAATTTTCGTCCGCTTATAAATATTTGAATATCGTTTCGATCTATGATGTGATCTGCAAGTTTTAATAAAAAAGGTTGATTTCTGTGCTTGTCAATAGACCCAAAGTGTCCAATTATTTTTATTGAAGGGTCAATATTAAAGTGGTGTCGACATTTTTTTAGGTCTAGTGGTACAAAGTTTGGATCAGCTGCCATTGGAATTACTTTCGACAATCCAGTGAAACTTGAATTTTTCAGTAAAAGGTTAAGCAGTGGAGTCGAAGAAGCTGTTAAATAATCTGCTTGGTGGCATGCCTTGCGCCATGCATAATGCAAAGGTTTGAAATAAGGAGTATAGGATTCGTAGTTGTCATATGCATCAATGAGTAGTTTACACTTGGCTTCTTTTGCGATTGAGGCAGCTAAAATGCCAATCCATGAGTCAGAAAAACTAACAATTATGTCGATTTTTTTATTTCTTACGATGTCAAGCAAATTTTTTTTTAAATGCAAATTAGGGCGGAACACATAATGACTATTATGTTTTAAACTATTACTCTGCATCGATATATCGATATATACATTAGTGACTTGTGCGGATGTTTCGTTTTGGATAAAGTCTGGAATGTAGTGAAACCTACCATATGGCGAGTTGACAAGATCTCTGCCTTGAGTGTAACGCTTGCAAAGAAATAGAATATTCATAATTTAAATTGGTGATAAAGGTTTAATTGCTTAACATGTCTATAGATTCCGACAATGAGCCCGGCAAGAGAACCTAGAAGACCCAGTGACTTGCGCTGTGGCTCTAGAATTATATTCTGCTCTTTAAGCTCTGAAATCGTTCTTCTTAGATCTCTAAAATATAAAGAGTAAACATAATTTAATGTTGGTGCTGGAATCCAATTGCCACTCCTTACTATATAACGTTCACTCAGTCTTACATCATGGAAGTGATAAAGTACAGCCTCTGAGTGTGGATAACGCATTGCATTCCAAGGTGCTTGAGTTAACTCGGGCTTTGATAAAACATGCACTTGGCTTGGATAGTCAGTTGGCCATGTATCTAAATATTTTTGGTCACCAAATCGACCATTTTCCGCTCGTGCATAACACCATTCTATGCATTGCTGCTGCCAAATATCTAAAATTTCCTTACTGCCCTCTCGCTTGAAAATCATAAATTGAACACAGAAATAACCATTTTCTGAGGATTTGTCATAAGCAGAATAAAATCCATGTTGTGTTATAAGTACAGATTTATTTGATTTTTCGAATTCGGTGTGAATAATTTCTAAATCTTTCAAGAAGTACAAATCTGCATCAATGTATGTAACTTCATTGATGTCAGGGTTCAAATCAAATATAAATTGTGGGCAAAAGGGAGTTAATGTCCAACAATACTCGCCTTTAGTTCTTGTTTTTTTTACTTCTACTAATTGTTGATTTTCTACTGTGCTTAGTAGAATGGGTCTCAGGTCTGGTCGCGATTTGAAGGAGATGAAATCAAATGTAATTTGATCAATACAAATGACCCACAGAGTAAAGTTTTTCGAATGTTTGGCTAAAGAGTAATACAGTGTAAGACCTTGTGGAAGATAATTTTTATCAAATAGCGTGACGTAATTACGCATGATTTATCCTTTGCGCAACAATGACCTGATCTAGAAATATCGAGTCAGGCATAGAAAAGAATTTAAATATTAATGAGAGAGGATTTAGTGTAAAGCTTGCTGCTATCAGCAAAATTAATCGAAGTGGCCTCGGTAGGTTTTTGCTACTGTCATATATAGAGCTTAAAATTGTCTGTAGTATTGTATTTGGGCTATTGCCAACTTTAGTCTGAGAGATAATTGAAAGCCTATTATCATTGAGTAATTTACTAATGCCAAATGATGTGTAGCGTGCATAGTCATGAGGTTGCTCATGTTCTGCCCAGAAAAAAGGGATTGTAATTATGATTTTGGCACTAGGTTTTGCAACGCGGGTTAACTCTGATAAAAATTCATCAGGTTCAAAAATATGCTCAAGTACTTGACTAATTAATATTGTATCAAAAGTATTATCGGAGAATGGAAGGTGGCTGCCATTGTAATAAATATCGGCCGTGGAATTTTGATTCTTAGTGGGGAATTTTTCAATTCCAATATAAGTGCAAGTTTTAAAAATCTCTTGATATGGCTTTGATCCACAACCCAAATCAAGCAGAAAACCTTTTGCATGATGGGACTGTGCTTTCACCGAGTGATATAAACCCGCTCTCGCAATGTAAAAAGGGTTTGTTAAGAGTGAGTATATATTAGGTTCAAATCCTATTTTTCTTTTTTGCGATGATGTTAACATACCTTATTTCCAATCCTGTATATGTACTATGCGATGTAGATTCAAATTCTATGGTGGTAACGGTGTAAAATTTTTCAATTTTGGACAAAAGTAAAGAAAGTGAAAATACCCAGATAGGGTAACTTGCTTCGTAAATGTTGCTTGGAACTTTTTGTACGAAGCAACGCTGAATACTTAATTCAGCAGTTGGTAGCATTCTGAAAAATAATATTTGATGCTCTTGGTGGTTAATTACTTTATCAAGTAACTCCATTGGAGATTCGATGTATTGAAGGCTATTCGAAAAAATAAGTGCTGTAGAGTTCTCCAGTTCATCGTGGATGCTTCTATGAAAATATATATGTGATGGAAAGTTGAGTTGTTTTGCTGCGGCAATAAACTTGGGTTGCTCAATTATGTGCCATTCTAAATTAACTTTTGTGTGCAGTATTTCCTTGTGGCGAAAATACAAAGAAGCTAACCCTCCCCCAAAGTCAATTATTCTTGAGTTTTTTGGCAAATCTGAGAGAAAATTCGCAACAATCGGTTCATTTGCCGGCGAATGGAATAAACGTGAATCTCGTTCATACACCGCAATTCCGTCAATTACTTGCTTGGTGCTTTCTAGCGTTTTATTGATTATGTTGTCACTGTCATAGCCTGTGGAGTTATCAAGTGCTTTACTCCAAGATTCATAAGGACCATTGAATGAGATTTTTCGAGCATGTGCTATATTGTAAGTCCATTTTCTTATTTTCATCCAAATTGAGTTGTAATTGTGAAATAAAAATAGATAGCAATGATCAAATTTTGACGAATTCTTCTTAAAAAAACTACTAAATTGATTGTATGCGGCTGCTGAATGCTCTGGCAGAGGTGTTTCGTGTGGTACAAAGTCCGCAATTTCAGTGCAATAGATGTCACTTTTCTTTGAATGCGTGCCAGATGCATCATTTCCAATATTTTTTATGAATGATAATTTTGAATAGAGTGTAAGTTTATTCTGTAAAACAGCGCTTGCATGCCAGCGTATAGCCCATGACTGACTTTGATTTTTAACGACCTTTTTGAGTAGTCTGCTGAATGGCGCTTTTCCATTATAATCAAAATAATTAAGCTGATCAGTTTTTACTAGTTCCTCATACAACGCTTTAGCGTTAGGATTGAATAACTGCCAGCCTCGTTTCCAGGTGCCCCATCCCCAGCAATCTGCACCTTTTAGAAAAAATACATCAGGTAACTCATTGTGAATTGGGTAGCTGTAGGCGTGTATACTTAATACATCATGAGCATCCTTATAGTAATTCAGGTATTTATTCATGAATTCGAGAAAGTATTCGCTGCAAATTAAGTCGTCCTCTAGAATAATTGCCTGTTCATGAGTTTCAAATATTTTATTAAGCGAGTTAATAATGCTGGTGGATAACCCTTGATTGCTTTGGCTGTAGTGTCTTGTTAGTGATTTGAAAAAAAAATCCTGGTCATTAATTATGGATCTACATGCTTCAACATTTTTGATGTCTTGGTCTGATTTTGGCCCATCCGAGAAAACAATTAGATCTGTTTCTATAGCAAGCTTATTTTTTTTAAGGCTGTTAATTACAGCCGACAAATGTGCTGGGCGATTATAAATAAAAAGTATTACTGGCGCTACGTGCATGTCACTACTCATCTTGTGTCAGCTCAGAAATTGCAACTAGATTTTGGTAGGCATAGATGTTCTGGAGATATGCGGCACTCGGTAATGGAGTTAAGCCTTTTGGAAGCATACGGTATAATTTATAATTTGGTAGTGCAGTAATTATGTCTTGCATTGTTATCTTCGATATGTAGTTTATTTCATTGAATTCGAATTGAATGCAGGTGATTTTTCCTGCTTTTATAAGAGAGTTTGCACCATGTAGCGCATCTAGCTCATTTCCTTCGAGGTCAAGTTTGAGAAAATCAATGTGTTCTATCCCTTGTTGCATGCAAAATGCATCTAGTGTAGTACATTCAATTTGAATTTGATTCACAGCGCCATGCTCTAAACGATAAAGTGAACTATGGCTGCTGCCTGGATTGTTGGTGGGTTCGAATAGAATTGACTGCTTGCATTCTGCACCAAGAGCCTTGTTTATAGCTTGAAAATTATCTTTAATATTAATTAGCTGGCGGAAGGCTGTGGGATTGGGCTCAAATGCATAGATTTGTGCCTTGGGAAAAAATTTCTTTAAAAGAGACTCGGAGTAGCTTCCAATGTTGGCTCCTCCATCGATAAATACTAAATTGGCTTTTTTTCTGACTATTTTTTTTAGTTCCTGTTTAATAAAGAAATGCTCTCCGCTCTGTAGGTGGTTTGAATAATTTAATATGCCTATTGATCTAAGGTGGAATCTGATCGCTGCATGGTTGAATTTTTGGAACGATACTCTTCCGAATATATATAGGTAGATTTTTAGTGTCATGTTAAATATAAGTTGCTTCATTTTATGCCCAGTGATTTTATTTGTAGAATGAAAGATTCTTTTGCCCATATGTAGTTTGCAAAAAAAGCGGCAAAGCTTTGTGCTAAGCTTGCGACAATTGCTGCAGATACAAGCCCAAAATGTGGAGTTAACAATAGATTCAATGTTATGCTGAGTATTGCGGTTGCTATTGTTCCATATAGACGCACCAGAGGTTTTTGGTTGGAAAGGATCCAAAGGCTATGTGCCACCCCCATAAAAACGAAAAAATTGCTAATAGTTAATGTTTTTAGTATTAATGCAGATGCTTGGAATTTTTCCCCGTATGCTAAATTTATAATAGAATCTGCACATAATAATATAAAGATCGATGATGCAAGGGCGGCTTTGTTAAATTTAATGAATAATGCAACAAATTTTTCATTGCTTATTTTTTCATTGTTTTTTTGTAAGGAAAGAAATGAAGCTGCATGACTGTTATATAGTGCAACTGGAATGAAATTAAAAAAGCTGATTATCTGCGTGGCAGCAACATATATTCCTAACTGTTGTTCGCCAAGGCTTCTGGCAATGATAATTTGATCTACTCTGGTGTAAGCTGCAATTCCTAATGCGGAAACCCAAAGGGGCATCGATTCAGTAATTATACTTTTAAATGATGACAAAAAAGGTAGGGAGATTAGCTTTCTGTTCCTATTTTTTTTGGCGAGCATGAATATGCAAGCATTAGTGATGCATGGTTCTGCTGCATAAGTGATGAGTAATAAATTAAGAGGTAATTGATGAAATATGATTACGGCTTTAACTATGGCGATAAAGGAACAGCAGAATATTTTTATTTTTGCTAAGGACATTTGTTGATTGTTACTTAATAATTCAACCTCGAATAATTCTAGGCAGGTGAACGGAATATATAGTAAAAGTAACAGATAGAGAAAATGCTCAGATGGCTGGATTAATGGCCAGCACATTAGTGAAATTAGCGTGGCGAATAGGCAGGCTGCTATTTTTATTTCTAGAAAAGAATTGAGGTGGTTGATTCTGTCTTTTAGGGAAAGCTGCCTAAGTAGAGGTCCTTCTAGGCCGAGCGATAAAAATATAGAAGCTAAGGCTAGATTTGTAGTAATAAAAGCTAATAGCCCATATTCTGCAGGTCCATATGTTCGAGCAATCAGAGAGGCAAGTATAATCGAAATCAAAGACCTATAGATTTTCTCGGCTACAAGAAATGATGCTCTGATGTTTTCAATTGGAAAGGCTAGCTTTATTTTCATTTAAACTACTGGCTGACCGAAATAATATTGTTATTAGATCTGTTTGTTGAT from Chitinibacter sp. SCUT-21 encodes the following:
- a CDS encoding class I SAM-dependent methyltransferase, with protein sequence MLTSSQKRKIGFEPNIYSLLTNPFYIARAGLYHSVKAQSHHAKGFLLDLGCGSKPYQEIFKTCTYIGIEKFPTKNQNSTADIYYNGSHLPFSDNTFDTILISQVLEHIFEPDEFLSELTRVAKPSAKIIITIPFFWAEHEQPHDYARYTSFGISKLLNDNRLSIISQTKVGNSPNTILQTILSSIYDSSKNLPRPLRLILLIAASFTLNPLSLIFKFFSMPDSIFLDQVIVAQRINHA
- a CDS encoding DegT/DnrJ/EryC1/StrS family aminotransferase, whose product is MNMIPVANPQAQVSALRTEIDKAISKFLSGNVYILGSEVSAFEQEFASYLGALFACGVANGTDAIRLALMAVGVQAGDEVITVSHSAVATVAAIVEVGAVPVMVDIDPQTYCIDIAAIRSAITPKTRAIVPVHIYGHPADMLSIMQLAKEFNLKVVEDCAQAHGASILGKKIGTFGDAAAFSFYPTKNLGALGDGGAVVCQDPIINERVKNLRQYGWKTRYISDCHGINSRLDEIQAAILRVKLKYLETGNQRRREIGAQYSAALSNSGVIAPYTCEGVKHAMHLYVVQSKNRDALSVYLREEGIATALHYPAAIHQQAAYRIEASLVQTESIYKNILSLPMFPELSEAQVEYICQVLRVWDKD
- a CDS encoding FkbM family methyltransferase, whose amino-acid sequence is MKQLIFNMTLKIYLYIFGRVSFQKFNHAAIRFHLRSIGILNYSNHLQSGEHFFIKQELKKIVRKKANLVFIDGGANIGSYSESLLKKFFPKAQIYAFEPNPTAFRQLINIKDNFQAINKALGAECKQSILFEPTNNPGSSHSSLYRLEHGAVNQIQIECTTLDAFCMQQGIEHIDFLKLDLEGNELDALHGANSLIKAGKITCIQFEFNEINYISKITMQDIITALPNYKLYRMLPKGLTPLPSAAYLQNIYAYQNLVAISELTQDE
- a CDS encoding glycosyltransferase family 4 protein, producing MLSTRPRILHMTRNLPPLVGGMERLNWHIADELANYADVHVMGPDGSYNSKPKQVQLSEISLRPLWKFLLLAKIYGVFLAKKFKPDIVLAGSGLMAPAALFAARITGARACVYVHGLDVAVMHPIYRALWHPAIRHMDAVIANSLPTAELAQEIGVNPKKINIVHPGVDIPKSRQAMAALQAFRLQHGLGNARILLSIGRLTTRKGLREFVLEALPAIVKVEPHTLLVVIGDAPSDALRAGAQSRESIQAAAATVGVSQNLRFLGVVTDPIELALAYESAELHVFPVRTLPGDPEGFGMVAIEAAAHGLPTVAFASGGVIEAVANERSGVLVPPGDYPAFAQAVLNVLAADKAVFSRSASDFAKEFAWPEFGSKLFPLLQNQI
- a CDS encoding glycosyltransferase, producing MQSNSLKHNSHYVFRPNLHLKKNLLDIVRNKKIDIIVSFSDSWIGILAASIAKEAKCKLLIDAYDNYESYTPYFKPLHYAWRKACHQADYLTASSTPLLNLLLKNSSFTGLSKVIPMAADPNFVPLDLKKCRHHFNIDPSIKIIGHFGSIDKHRNQPFLLKLADHIIDRNDIQIFISGRKLDRQLTTHAKITNLGYIASEKIPQLINACNIVLCLNKEDSFGSYASPVKIYEALSCNRRILCSRTKSIEWILNDQQSLLLDLNDDKNANQKIIDSLENHYSYTCKTQTWRDIAQSFYILISSKHLE
- a CDS encoding NAD-dependent epimerase/dehydratase family protein; this encodes MKISQFSGKKVLITGGLGFIGSSLAMRLVELGAEVLLVDSLIPEYGGNLWNVESVKNNLRINISDVRDPHSLKYLIKGQDYLFNLAGQTSHVDSMQNPFIDLDINAHSQLSILEACRQHNPDVKVVFASTRQLYGAPKYLPVDENHPLHPVDVNGINKMAGEGYHLLYNQIYGIRSVILRLTNTYGPRMRVKDARQTFLGIWIKKILCGEAFQVFGDGLQLRDFNYVDDVTDAMLLSALSEDANGQIFNLGDSNPVNLIALAECLCRLEPAGRFELIPFPPERKAIDIGDYYANYQLIQHKLGWEPQCHLEEGLNKTLNFYREFGLHYWD
- a CDS encoding methyltransferase, TIGR04325 family, which translates into the protein MHVAPVILFIYNRPAHLSAVINSLKKNKLAIETDLIVFSDGPKSDQDIKNVEACRSIINDQDFFFKSLTRHYSQSNQGLSTSIINSLNKIFETHEQAIILEDDLICSEYFLEFMNKYLNYYKDAHDVLSIHAYSYPIHNELPDVFFLKGADCWGWGTWKRGWQLFNPNAKALYEELVKTDQLNYFDYNGKAPFSRLLKKVVKNQSQSWAIRWHASAVLQNKLTLYSKLSFIKNIGNDASGTHSKKSDIYCTEIADFVPHETPLPEHSAAAYNQFSSFFKKNSSKFDHCYLFLFHNYNSIWMKIRKWTYNIAHARKISFNGPYESWSKALDNSTGYDSDNIINKTLESTKQVIDGIAVYERDSRLFHSPANEPIVANFLSDLPKNSRIIDFGGGLASLYFRHKEILHTKVNLEWHIIEQPKFIAAAKQLNFPSHIYFHRSIHDELENSTALIFSNSLQYIESPMELLDKVINHQEHQILFFRMLPTAELSIQRCFVQKVPSNIYEASYPIWVFSLSLLLSKIEKFYTVTTIEFESTSHSTYTGLEIRYVNIIAKKKNRI
- a CDS encoding glycosyl transferase; translation: MRNYVTLFDKNYLPQGLTLYYSLAKHSKNFTLWVICIDQITFDFISFKSRPDLRPILLSTVENQQLVEVKKTRTKGEYCWTLTPFCPQFIFDLNPDINEVTYIDADLYFLKDLEIIHTEFEKSNKSVLITQHGFYSAYDKSSENGYFCVQFMIFKREGSKEILDIWQQQCIEWCYARAENGRFGDQKYLDTWPTDYPSQVHVLSKPELTQAPWNAMRYPHSEAVLYHFHDVRLSERYIVRSGNWIPAPTLNYVYSLYFRDLRRTISELKEQNIILEPQRKSLGLLGSLAGLIVGIYRHVKQLNLYHQFKL
- a CDS encoding oligosaccharide flippase family protein, which codes for MKIKLAFPIENIRASFLVAEKIYRSLISIILASLIARTYGPAEYGLLAFITTNLALASIFLSLGLEGPLLRQLSLKDRINHLNSFLEIKIAACLFATLISLMCWPLIQPSEHFLYLLLLLYIPFTCLELFEVELLSNNQQMSLAKIKIFCCSFIAIVKAVIIFHQLPLNLLLITYAAEPCITNACIFMLAKKNRNRKLISLPFLSSFKSIITESMPLWVSALGIAAYTRVDQIIIARSLGEQQLGIYVAATQIISFFNFIPVALYNSHAASFLSLQKNNEKISNEKFVALFIKFNKAALASSIFILLCADSIINLAYGEKFQASALILKTLTISNFFVFMGVAHSLWILSNQKPLVRLYGTIATAILSITLNLLLTPHFGLVSAAIVASLAQSFAAFFANYIWAKESFILQIKSLGIK
- a CDS encoding nucleotide sugar dehydrogenase, translating into MNKALTELDVRLANRTVVVGIYGLGYVGLPLALRFAEVGVKVIGFDIDQNKVELIGRGQSYIERITPLEITAAQKHGLEATTDFSRTVEADALIICVPTPLDRHHAPDLSYVTDTVDALLPFFRDGQLLSLESTTYPGTTEEVLAPRLLARGFTPGVNCALLFSPEREDPGNPNFTTKDIPKVVGGMTPACLELGKKLYSLAIDQVVPVSSPRVAEMSKLLENIHRAVNIGLVNEMKIVADKMGIDIFEVIRAAATKPFGFVPYYPGPGLGGHCIPIDPFYLTWKAKEYGVNTRFIELAGEVNHYMPKYVVEKITEALNNRGKALKNSKILILGIAYKKNIDDTRESPSIEIMDLLVQRGCFIAYSDPHVSSFPIKRDYRFDLQSVPINEASLNDFDCVVLATDHDAFEYELIMNQARLIIDCRGRFVKGINVVAA